In Streptomyces sp. SID8374, one genomic interval encodes:
- a CDS encoding LLM class flavin-dependent oxidoreductase yields the protein MNVHLHWFLPTGGDGRTLVDRHAYTDGGIRRDRITPVSGVRAPDIEYLAQIAKAAEQLGFEAVLTPTGTWCEDAWLTTVALAQHTERLKFLVAFRPGVISPVLAAQMAATYQRITRGRLLLNVVTGGDSTEQRRFGDHLDHDRRYARTAEFLSVVRGAWSGQPYDFDGEHYQVEGGLTALPPDPLPEIFFGGSSAAAGPVAAAHADVYLTWGEPPAQVKEKIDWIRGLAEEQGRTVRFGIRLHTISRDSSREAWATADRLLDDLDADTIAAAQQALGKSESVGQQRMLALHGGSRDKLEIAPNLWAGVGLVRGGAGTALVGSHAEVADRIEEYHALGVEHFVLSGYPHLEEAYWFGEGVTPELARRGLLSTVPASPRLGAPGTESRTAPASGGAPLLLAGGR from the coding sequence ATGAACGTCCATCTCCACTGGTTCCTGCCCACCGGCGGTGACGGCCGGACGCTCGTGGACCGGCACGCGTACACCGACGGCGGGATCAGGCGCGACCGGATCACCCCGGTGAGCGGGGTGCGCGCCCCGGACATCGAGTATCTGGCGCAGATCGCCAAGGCGGCCGAACAGCTGGGCTTCGAGGCCGTGTTGACGCCGACCGGCACATGGTGCGAGGACGCCTGGCTGACCACGGTGGCGCTCGCGCAGCACACCGAGCGGCTGAAGTTCCTGGTGGCCTTCCGGCCGGGGGTCATCTCGCCGGTGCTGGCAGCCCAGATGGCCGCCACCTACCAGCGGATCACCCGTGGGCGGCTGCTGCTCAACGTGGTGACCGGGGGCGATTCGACCGAACAGCGCCGGTTCGGCGACCACTTGGACCACGACCGGCGTTATGCGCGCACGGCGGAGTTCCTGTCGGTCGTCCGGGGTGCCTGGAGCGGGCAGCCGTACGACTTCGACGGCGAGCACTACCAGGTGGAGGGCGGGCTGACCGCGCTGCCGCCGGACCCGCTGCCGGAGATCTTCTTCGGCGGGTCCTCGGCGGCCGCCGGTCCGGTGGCCGCCGCCCACGCCGATGTCTATCTGACCTGGGGTGAGCCGCCGGCCCAGGTGAAGGAGAAGATCGACTGGATTCGCGGGCTCGCGGAGGAGCAGGGGCGTACGGTCCGGTTCGGTATCCGGCTGCACACCATTTCGCGTGACTCGTCGCGGGAGGCGTGGGCGACGGCCGACCGGCTGCTGGACGACCTGGACGCGGACACGATCGCGGCGGCCCAGCAGGCGCTGGGGAAGAGCGAGTCGGTCGGGCAGCAGCGGATGCTGGCGCTGCACGGCGGTTCGCGGGACAAGCTGGAGATCGCGCCGAACCTGTGGGCGGGCGTCGGCCTGGTGCGCGGCGGGGCCGGGACCGCGCTGGTGGGCAGTCATGCGGAGGTGGCCGACCGGATTGAGGAGTACCACGCGCTGGGGGTGGAGCACTTCGTGCTCTCGGGCTATCCGCATCTGGAAGAGGCGTACTGGTTCGGTGAGGGCGTGACGCCCGAGCTGGCCCGGCGCGGGCTGCTGTCGACCGTTCCGGCGTCCCCGCGGCTGGGGGCGCCCGGCACCGAATCGCGGACGGCTCCGGCTTCCGGCGGGGCGCCGCTGCTGCTGGCCGGAGGGCGCTGA